DNA sequence from the Cellulophaga sp. HaHaR_3_176 genome:
TTAATCGGGATCGGTGGAAAGAAATTTTAGAAGTCTTAACCAGTAATTGGTTTAGAACGATACTAACTGCATTTGGTGTTTTTTGGGGAATCCTTATTTTAATTATTCTGTTAGCAGCAGGTAAGGGTTTAGAAAATGGAATTAAAAGTAGCTTTGGTGATATTGCTACTAATACGATGTTTATGTGGTCTCAAGCTACATCTAAAGAATATGTGGGGCTACCTAAGGGTAGAAGATTTAATTTTAAGGTTGAAGATGTTACTTCTTTGAGAGAGAATTTTTCAAAATTACGATATATATCACCTAGAAATAGATTAGATGGATTTGAAGGGGGTAACAATGTTGTTAGAGGTATAAAAATAGGAGCTTTTAATGTTTATGGTGATTATCCTGAAATTATAAATCAAGACCCTATGACTATTACCTCTGGTCGCTTTATTAATTATTCAGATATCAATCAAAAACGAAAAATTGCAATTATCGGAGAAGGGGTTAAAAAAGCTTTATTTGAAAAAGACGAAATAGCTTTGGGTGAGTATGTGAAAATCCAAGGGGTGAATTTTATGATTGTTGGTACTTACAAGAAAAATAATAATAATGGTAATGCAGAAGAGGGGCAAAAAGAAATTTTTGTTCCTTTTACGTCGTTTTCACAAGCTTTTAATAGAGGTAATGATGTTGGATGGATGGCTATAACGGCAAAAGACGGTACTTCAATTACAAGTTTAAAAGAAGATATCATAAATCAGATGAAAAATAATCGAAAAATTCATCCAGAAGATAATCGTGCAATAGGAAATTTTGATTTGTATGAAGAGTATAATAGAGTAGAGAGCTTATTTATTGCGATGCAATTAATTGCTTATTTCGTAGGCATTTTGGTTTTAATATCGGGCATTATTGGAGTGAGTAATATAATGCTAATTGTAGTAAAAGAAAGAACTAAAGAAATTGGAATTAGACGGGCACTGGGTGAAGACCCATGGTCAATTAAGGTTCAAATATTAATGGAGTCAATTTTTCTAACAATTATTTCAGGAATGACAGGTATTATAATTGGAGCTCTTTTTATTTATGGAATAAATGCGTTATTAGATTCTATCGGACCTGTTGATATGTTTATGAACCCAAGTGTGAGTTTAGATATTGTAGTTATCGCTTTAATAATTTTAGTGGTTTCAGGTTTATTAGCCGGTTTTATACCAGCCCAGAGTGCTATCAAAGTTAAACCCATAGATGCTCTACGGACAGAATAATTAGTTTTAAATCAATCAAAAAAACCGATGTAATCGGAATATAAATCAATCAAAATGAAAAAAAAGACAACTATTTTTATCTTACTATTTATAGTAGTTTCATTCGGTGCAGCAATGTATTATTTGTATCAAAAAAATTCAGAAGACCCTGTTACATATGAGACGGAACAGCCAACAAAAAAAACAATCATAAAAAAAACAGTAGCAACTGGTAGTATTTTACCTTTAGAAGAAGTGTTGATAAAACCAAATATATCAGGGGTTATTGAAGAGATATATGTAGAAGGTGGCGATTATGTAAAATCTGGCGATTTATTAGCAAAAATTAAAATAGTACCAAATTTAAACGCCTTAAATAGCGCAAAAAACACAATAGAAGAATCTAAAATTAATTTAGATGACCAAATGCGTAATTTAGAAAGACAAAAAACTTTATTTGATAAAGGAGTAATTTCAAAGGTAGATTTAGAAAGAGCTCAAGTAACTTACGATCAGGCAAGACAAGGTTATAACGCGTCACATAAAAACTATGATATTGTAAAAACAGGAACAACAAGAGGTTTGGGTAGCGCAGCAAATACATTGATAAAAGCTACAGTTAGCGGTATGGTTTTAGAAGTACCTGTTGAAGTTGGTAACCAAGTTATTGAGAGTAATAATTTTAATGAAGGTACTACAATTGCTGCTATAGCAGATGTTGATAAAATGATTTTTGAAGGAAAGGTAGACGAATCTGAAGTTGGAAAAATAAAAGAAAATTTGCCACTAGAAATTACTGTAGGTGCTATTGAAAACAAAGTATTTCCCGCAGTTTTAGACTATATAGCGCCAAAAGGAAAAGCCGAAAATGGTGCCATTCAATTTGAAATAAAAGGAACCTTAAAAAAACAAGACAGTGTTTTTATTAGAGCAGGATTAAGTGCAAATGCCTCTATTATTTTAGCGAAAGTAGATAGTGTAATATCTATAAAAGAAGCTTTAGTGCAATTTGATAAAGAAACGAAAAAGCCTTTTGTAGAATTAAAAACAGGCGATCAGTCTTTTGAAAGAAAAGATATAGAATTAGGCATTAGTGATGGAATTAATGTAGAAATTAAGTCTGGGCTTAATTTGTTAGATAAAATTAAAGTCTGGAACCAAATTGAAAAAGAGGAAGAAGAAAATTAATATTTTATAAAATTTAAAGAATAAGGTGATTCTGGAGAAAGCGAGTCATTTTAACATTTTTTTTAGATATTAATCTGTAACATTATTTAGCTCTCGAAGTCTAACTAGTGGAGTAAAAACCAAACAACTAACAAAACGAATCATGATAGAAATTAAAAATCTTCATAAATCATATAAAATGGGAAGCAATTCCCTTCATGTATTAAAAGGTATAAATTTTTCTGTAGAAGAAGGGGAGCTAGTTGCAATTATGGGTTCTTCAGGATCAGGGAAATCTACCTTACTAAATATTTTAGGAATGCTGGATGAGTTAGATGAGGGTTCTTATACCTTAGATAATGTTCCAATTAAAAACTTAAATGAAACAAAAGCGGCTCAATATCGAAATAAATTTTTAGGTTTCATTTTTCAATCTTTTAACTTGATAAATTATAAGAGTGCGGCTGAAAATGTAGCATTACCACTATACTATCAAAAAGTAGGAAGAAAAGAACGTCAAGAAAAGGCTCTAAAATATTTAGAGCAAGTAGGTCTTAAACAATGGGCAACCCATTTGCCAAGTGAGCTTTCAGGTGGGCAAAAACAACGTGTGGCAATTGCAAGAGCAATGGCGGCAGAACCAAAAGTTTTGTTAGCAGATGAGCCAACAGGGGCTTTAGATAGTAAAACTTCTTATGAGGTTATGGATTTGATTCAGAAAATTAACGATGCAGGTAACACTATTTTGATAGTAACACATGAGCCTGATATTGCAGATATGTGTAAGCGTATTGTGCATTTAAAAGATGGCGTTATTGTCGAAGATAAAAAAATAGAACAGGTTAGAGCACAGCAATATGTTTGATAGAGACATTTGGCAAGAAATTATTTATAGTATAAAAAATAACAGGCTTCGTACCTTTTTAACAGGGTTTTCGGTAGGTTGGGGTATTTTTATACTAGTACTTTTACTAGCTTCTGTAAACGGAATGCAAAATGGATTTTATCTGCGATTTAATGATGATGCTACAAATGCCATATTTATTAGAACAGGTAATACTACTAAGGCATATGCTGGTTTTGAGATAAATAGAAGAATTCAGCTTAAGAATGATGATATTGAATATATTCAAAAAAGTTTTCCTGATGCAGTAGAGTATATAAGTGCGCGGTATTATGCAAGTGCAAATGCTAGATATAAAAGCGAAACAGGCTCTTATGGTGTTCAAGCCGTTCACCCTGATCATCAAATGATTGAAAAAACGATTATAACAAAAGGTCGATATATTAATTCAAATGATTTAGCCTCGAAAGCGAAAGTAGCTGTAATAGGTAGAAAAGTAAAACAAGACTTATTTAAAGAAGAAGAAGCACTTGGAAAGTTTGTTGAATTTAATGGTTTGCCATTTAGAGTTGTAGGTATTTTTACAGATGAAGGTGATGATAATGCGGAGCGTAAGATTTACGCGCCAATTACAACTTACCAAGGTATCTACGGTAACACGGATAATATTAATGATATAGCACTAACCTATAACCCTAATTTTGATTTAACGAAAGCACTCGGTTTCTCTAGAAGATTAGAAAGTATATTTAAACGTAGGCATAAAGTATCGCCAGACGACCAGTCAGGGATTAGAGTTTGGAACTATGCAGAAGCTTTTTCTGATATAAGTAGTTTTACGGGGGTGCTAAATGTTATTGGTATTGTTGTAGGTCTTTTAATTTTAATAGCAGGTATTGTTGGTATTGGTAACATAATGGTGTTTACAGTAAAAGAACGAACTAAAGAAATAGGAATTAGAAAAGCATTGGGTGCAGAACCTAGTCAAATTATAAAATTAGTAATATTAGAGTCTGTTTTTATTACTGCAATGTCTGGATTTATAGGGTTGTTATTTGCTACGAGTATTTTAGCGGTAATAGGTCCGCATATCCAATCTCCTGCATTTGCAAATCCTTCTGTGAGTTTTTCTACCGTTTTTACAGCTACAGTTATACTTATTGTAGCAGGCGTTTTTGCAGGGTTAATACCAGCGTTGAAAGCAGCAAATATTAAACCAATTGTAGCACTTAGAGATAAATAATATGTGGCTGTTAGATAGAGATTTGTGGAGAGAGATTTTTAACACACTAAGCAAGAATATGTTTCGAACATTTCTTACTATGTTAGGGGTGATTTTTGCTATGCTTATTTTAATGTTATTATTAGGTTCGGCAAACGGAATGAGTAATGGCTTTAATAAAATATTTGCAGGCACAGCTTCTAATAGTCTTTTTGTTTGGAGCCAAAGTACATCGGAACCTTATAAGGGTTTTGAAAGAGGGAGAAAAATAAATTTCAGATTAGAAGATGCAGATATTTTAAAAAAGCAAATTCCAGAAATTGATGTTTTAGCACCTCGTATAGAATTAGGTAGCCATAACGGTATTGTTACAGTGTATAGAAACGGTAGAAAAAGTGGATCATCTGTTTATGGCGATTATCCAGATATTGATGAAATAACCAAAAAACAACTAGTAAAAGGCCGTTTTATAAATAGTAATGATATTGCTGCTAATAAAAAAATATGTGTTATTGGTGAAGAAACTTTTAAGTTGCTATTTGATAAAAATGAAGAAGCTATTGGCCAAGATATTCGGATAAATGGAATATTTTTTACTGTTGTTGGTATTTTTAAGCCAAGCAAAAATATAAATATTGATGGTGAAAATGCTGTATTTATTCCATTTACGACTTTCCAAAAAGCGTATGGGTCAGGTGATCGAATGGGGTGGATGGCTATTTCTGTTAAAGAAGGAAAACAAGTTGCAGAAGTAGAACAAAAAATTAAAAAACTTTTAAAAGTTAAATATGATATTTCTCCAAAAGATGAAAGAGCGATAGGAAGTTTTGATATGTCCGAGATATTCAACAACATATCTGCATTTACAGTAGTGTTGAAAGCTTTTTCTTTTTTTATCGGAATTTTTACATTGTTAGCGGGTGTAATTGCGATTAGTAATATCCTTTTAATAACCGTAAAAGAGCGTACAAAAGAAATAGGAGTGAGAAGAGCTTTAGGTGCTACGCCTAAAGTAGTGAAAAGACAGATTGTGTTAGAGGCAATCGTATTAACAAGTTTTGCGGGTTTAATTGGCTTTGCAATTTCAGTAGGAATACTAGGCGTATTAGATGTTATGTTTGGGAGTGGTGATGAATTTCCTTTCGCAAACCCGATGGTTAGTATACCTCAATTTTTGATTTCATTTATTTTAATGGTAGGCCTCAGTGTTTTAATAGGATTGATACCTGCTAATAGAGCCATAAGAATAAAACCTATAGATGCCCTAAGGGAAGAATAATATATAATAACAACGAAAACAAACTAACAATCAAATTACATCAAATGAATAAGTACTTAAAATACGGATTAATAGGATTTTTGTGTTTTGCAATTTTAGGCGCTATTGTCTTTTTTATTAAAAAGAATAGTACTCCTGCAAAACTATACGAAACAGAGACTTTAGTTAAAAGAGATATAGTTAATAAAGTAGTTGTTACAGGGAAAGTAATTCCTGAAGATGAAATAGAAATCAAACCTCAGATTTCAGGTATTATTGAAAAAATATATCTTGAAGAAGGTACTCTAGTAAAGGCTGGAGATTTAATAGCCGTTATAAAAGTTGTTCCGAATGAGCAATCTTTAAACAATGCAAGAGGTAGAATTTCAAATGCAAATTTAGCTTTAAACAATGTTAAAATAGAATATGATAGGAATAAATCTTTATTTGATAAAGGTGTAATCTCTAGTCAAGATTTTAATAGTGTACAATTACAATTCAACCAAGCACAGCAAGAGTTAAAGAATGCTAATAGCGATTATCAAATAATTAGAGTAGGTTCTGCAAATGGTTCATCGAGTGCGAATACTAATATTAGAGCAACCGTGTCAGGTACAATTTTAGAAATTCCGGTTGAAGAAGGAGACCAAGTTATTGAGAGTAATAATTTTAATGACGGAACTACTATCGCAACTATTGCTGATATGAGTAAAATGATATTTGAAGGCGAAGTAGATGAGGCTGAGGTTGGAAAACTAAAGTTGGGTATGCCTTTAAAAATTAATTTAGGAGCGCTTGATAAAACAACATTCGAGGCATTGTTAAAATTTATAGCCCCTAAAGGCATAGAAGAAGATGGAGCAGTTCAGTTCAGAATTGAAGGTGATTTGGTCGTTAATGATAGTGTAAATGTAAGGGCAGGTTATAGTGCAAATGCATCGATTGTATTAGAAGAGAAAAAAGATGTATTATCTATAAAAGAAGCCTTGCTTCAGTTTGATAAAAAAACGCAAAAACCTTATGTAGAGATTGAAACTGCAGAAAATGAGTTTGAAAGAAAAGAACTTGTTTTAGGTGTTAGTGATGGTATCGATGTGGAAGTTGTTTCAGGTTTAGATGAAAATGCTAAAATTAAAGTATGGAACGAATTAGATAAAAATAAGGATGAATCTTCTAAAGAAGACTAATCACTAAATAGAATCATCAAATCAAAAAATATGAAATTTAAAATAGCATCTTTATTAATAGTTTTTGCATTTACCGTTGGTAGTTCGCAAGTAAAAAAGTGGACATTAGAAGAATGTGTTTCGTATGCCGTGGATAACAACTTATCTATTGAACAATATGAACTAGACTTGCAAAGTGTGCAAATTGAAAAGTCAGATGCATTAGGTGCTTTTCTACCTAATTTAAATGCTACGAATTCAATTTCGAGTAATACAGGTTTTTCAATTAACCCTACGAATAACCTGCCAACAAATACGACTAGTTTTAACGTAAGTGGGAGTATATCTTCAAACGTTACTCTATATGATGGTTTACGAAATATACATAATTTTAATCGTGCAAAGCTAAACGCAATGGCAAGCCAGTATCGTTTAGATGATTTAAAAGATGATATTCGTTTAAATGTAGCTAATGCATATTTGTTAGTTTTGTCTAATAAGGAATCTTTGCGTGTTTTTAAAGCGCAGTATAATGTTACACAGCAAGATTTAAAGCGTACAAATGAGTTGGTTGAGGCGGGTGTTGTACCTAGAGGAGATTTGTTGGAAATAGAAGCAACTGTAGCTAATCAAGAACAGCAAATTGTAAATTCAGAAAACAGTATTATAATTTCAAAAATAAACTTAGCACAGTTATTACAAATTACAGATTACGAAAATTTTGATATTGCAGACGAATCATTTGATGTGCCACCTTCAGAGGTTATAACAAATACGCCTAAAACTATTTTTGATAAGGCTTTAACGTATAGAAATGATATTAAATTTTCTGAATTAAATGTTGATTTAGCTGAAAAAGATTTGAAAATAAGTAAAGGAGCATTACTGCCAACGCTTACAGGGTTTTTTAACTATGGATCTAGATATTCAGATGCAACTACACTTTTAGATGGTAATAACAGTCCGTTCACGCCAAGCTTTAAAGATCAACTTTGGATTTTTGACGGCTTCTCTTATGGAGCGCAATTAAATATTCCAGTATTTAATGGGTTTAGTGTAAAAAACAATATTAAAAGATCTAAAATAAATATAGATAAAGCGAAGTTGCAGTTGGAGCAAGAGAAGCTCGCACTTGAAACAAATATCAATCAAGCATATGTAGATGTTAAAAGTTTTTCAAAAGCTTATGAGGCTGCTCAAAAAACTTTAGATGCTCGAAAATTAGCTTATGATTACTCTAAAGAACGTTTTGATGTTGGTTTAATGAACTCTTTTGATTTTAGTCAGGCACAGTCAAGAGTAGAAGATGCAGAAGCGCAGTTAGTTAGAACAAAGTATGATTATATTTTCAGACTAAAAGTATTAGAGTTTTACTTTGGTTTGCCTTTAACTTTAAAATAATTAATTTTTATTTTCTTTCAATAGCTCATACTGTGTAAAAATAGTGTGGGCTTTTTTGTTGTCTTACTTGAATGTATATTTGCAGATAATATGGCAATAATTTTAAATTTAGAGACAGCAACAACTAACTGTTCTGTTAGTTTGGCTAAAGAAGGTCAACTATTAGCTCTTAAGGAGTTTGATAGTGCGAGTTTTTCGCATGCAGAACAATTACATTTATTTATAGAAGATGTTTTAAAAGAAGCTGAAGTTTCTTTAAAAGAAGTAAACGCTATTGCTGTGAGTAAGGGCCCTGGTTCATATACGGGTTTGCGAATAGGTGTTTCGGCAGCTAAAGGTTTGTGTTTTTCTTTAGATATTCCATTAATTGCAATTGCAACTCTGGAGAGTATGGTAGTGCAGTCAATTGGTGATTCTATAGATTTTGTTATTCCTGTTTTAGATGCAAGAAGAATGGAAGTATATTCATGCGTGTTTGATAAAAACATGAAAGAAATTAGAGAAACTAAAGCTGAAATTATAGATGAGAATTCTTTTTCAGAATTTGC
Encoded proteins:
- a CDS encoding efflux RND transporter periplasmic adaptor subunit encodes the protein MNKYLKYGLIGFLCFAILGAIVFFIKKNSTPAKLYETETLVKRDIVNKVVVTGKVIPEDEIEIKPQISGIIEKIYLEEGTLVKAGDLIAVIKVVPNEQSLNNARGRISNANLALNNVKIEYDRNKSLFDKGVISSQDFNSVQLQFNQAQQELKNANSDYQIIRVGSANGSSSANTNIRATVSGTILEIPVEEGDQVIESNNFNDGTTIATIADMSKMIFEGEVDEAEVGKLKLGMPLKINLGALDKTTFEALLKFIAPKGIEEDGAVQFRIEGDLVVNDSVNVRAGYSANASIVLEEKKDVLSIKEALLQFDKKTQKPYVEIETAENEFERKELVLGVSDGIDVEVVSGLDENAKIKVWNELDKNKDESSKED
- a CDS encoding efflux RND transporter periplasmic adaptor subunit; translated protein: MKKKTTIFILLFIVVSFGAAMYYLYQKNSEDPVTYETEQPTKKTIIKKTVATGSILPLEEVLIKPNISGVIEEIYVEGGDYVKSGDLLAKIKIVPNLNALNSAKNTIEESKINLDDQMRNLERQKTLFDKGVISKVDLERAQVTYDQARQGYNASHKNYDIVKTGTTRGLGSAANTLIKATVSGMVLEVPVEVGNQVIESNNFNEGTTIAAIADVDKMIFEGKVDESEVGKIKENLPLEITVGAIENKVFPAVLDYIAPKGKAENGAIQFEIKGTLKKQDSVFIRAGLSANASIILAKVDSVISIKEALVQFDKETKKPFVELKTGDQSFERKDIELGISDGINVEIKSGLNLLDKIKVWNQIEKEEEEN
- a CDS encoding ABC transporter ATP-binding protein, with protein sequence MIEIKNLHKSYKMGSNSLHVLKGINFSVEEGELVAIMGSSGSGKSTLLNILGMLDELDEGSYTLDNVPIKNLNETKAAQYRNKFLGFIFQSFNLINYKSAAENVALPLYYQKVGRKERQEKALKYLEQVGLKQWATHLPSELSGGQKQRVAIARAMAAEPKVLLADEPTGALDSKTSYEVMDLIQKINDAGNTILIVTHEPDIADMCKRIVHLKDGVIVEDKKIEQVRAQQYV
- a CDS encoding ABC transporter permease; amino-acid sequence: MFRTFLTMLGVIFAMLILMLLLGSANGMSNGFNKIFAGTASNSLFVWSQSTSEPYKGFERGRKINFRLEDADILKKQIPEIDVLAPRIELGSHNGIVTVYRNGRKSGSSVYGDYPDIDEITKKQLVKGRFINSNDIAANKKICVIGEETFKLLFDKNEEAIGQDIRINGIFFTVVGIFKPSKNINIDGENAVFIPFTTFQKAYGSGDRMGWMAISVKEGKQVAEVEQKIKKLLKVKYDISPKDERAIGSFDMSEIFNNISAFTVVLKAFSFFIGIFTLLAGVIAISNILLITVKERTKEIGVRRALGATPKVVKRQIVLEAIVLTSFAGLIGFAISVGILGVLDVMFGSGDEFPFANPMVSIPQFLISFILMVGLSVLIGLIPANRAIRIKPIDALREE
- a CDS encoding TolC family protein; its protein translation is MKFKIASLLIVFAFTVGSSQVKKWTLEECVSYAVDNNLSIEQYELDLQSVQIEKSDALGAFLPNLNATNSISSNTGFSINPTNNLPTNTTSFNVSGSISSNVTLYDGLRNIHNFNRAKLNAMASQYRLDDLKDDIRLNVANAYLLVLSNKESLRVFKAQYNVTQQDLKRTNELVEAGVVPRGDLLEIEATVANQEQQIVNSENSIIISKINLAQLLQITDYENFDIADESFDVPPSEVITNTPKTIFDKALTYRNDIKFSELNVDLAEKDLKISKGALLPTLTGFFNYGSRYSDATTLLDGNNSPFTPSFKDQLWIFDGFSYGAQLNIPVFNGFSVKNNIKRSKINIDKAKLQLEQEKLALETNINQAYVDVKSFSKAYEAAQKTLDARKLAYDYSKERFDVGLMNSFDFSQAQSRVEDAEAQLVRTKYDYIFRLKVLEFYFGLPLTLK
- a CDS encoding ABC transporter permease, with the translated sequence MFNRDRWKEILEVLTSNWFRTILTAFGVFWGILILIILLAAGKGLENGIKSSFGDIATNTMFMWSQATSKEYVGLPKGRRFNFKVEDVTSLRENFSKLRYISPRNRLDGFEGGNNVVRGIKIGAFNVYGDYPEIINQDPMTITSGRFINYSDINQKRKIAIIGEGVKKALFEKDEIALGEYVKIQGVNFMIVGTYKKNNNNGNAEEGQKEIFVPFTSFSQAFNRGNDVGWMAITAKDGTSITSLKEDIINQMKNNRKIHPEDNRAIGNFDLYEEYNRVESLFIAMQLIAYFVGILVLISGIIGVSNIMLIVVKERTKEIGIRRALGEDPWSIKVQILMESIFLTIISGMTGIIIGALFIYGINALLDSIGPVDMFMNPSVSLDIVVIALIILVVSGLLAGFIPAQSAIKVKPIDALRTE
- a CDS encoding ABC transporter permease, translating into MFDRDIWQEIIYSIKNNRLRTFLTGFSVGWGIFILVLLLASVNGMQNGFYLRFNDDATNAIFIRTGNTTKAYAGFEINRRIQLKNDDIEYIQKSFPDAVEYISARYYASANARYKSETGSYGVQAVHPDHQMIEKTIITKGRYINSNDLASKAKVAVIGRKVKQDLFKEEEALGKFVEFNGLPFRVVGIFTDEGDDNAERKIYAPITTYQGIYGNTDNINDIALTYNPNFDLTKALGFSRRLESIFKRRHKVSPDDQSGIRVWNYAEAFSDISSFTGVLNVIGIVVGLLILIAGIVGIGNIMVFTVKERTKEIGIRKALGAEPSQIIKLVILESVFITAMSGFIGLLFATSILAVIGPHIQSPAFANPSVSFSTVFTATVILIVAGVFAGLIPALKAANIKPIVALRDK
- the tsaB gene encoding tRNA (adenosine(37)-N6)-threonylcarbamoyltransferase complex dimerization subunit type 1 TsaB; protein product: MAIILNLETATTNCSVSLAKEGQLLALKEFDSASFSHAEQLHLFIEDVLKEAEVSLKEVNAIAVSKGPGSYTGLRIGVSAAKGLCFSLDIPLIAIATLESMVVQSIGDSIDFVIPVLDARRMEVYSCVFDKNMKEIRETKAEIIDENSFSEFAAKGKVLLLGSGVEKCIEMLSVNGNFSFNTKVIPSSKEMAMLSYKKFKENNLENVAYFEPYYLKDFVLLKKKKA